The following proteins are co-located in the Nocardia bhagyanarayanae genome:
- the lppU gene encoding LppU family putative lipoprotein, which produces MSRQRVRAGFALAAFMLVCALCTGLTIMVAFAMDEPEPTSSASPQLVETTRVATVSATPSTTREPDPVRSEPIADGELSPASKAPTAILMNVGDCVVLGAGEEGIEKAACGGGTSSYKVFDKVPADGKCPADADQSYGQRVRGVEQGSLCMDIDWVVGGCMELGAGNPKHIDCAAGGTAKGVRVLEVKQGVTDVNQCASGNYGFVYNQRRFVVCVAEL; this is translated from the coding sequence GTGTCGCGCCAACGTGTTCGTGCCGGTTTCGCGCTCGCGGCATTCATGCTGGTCTGCGCGCTGTGCACCGGCCTGACGATCATGGTCGCGTTCGCCATGGACGAGCCGGAGCCCACGAGCAGCGCGAGCCCGCAACTCGTCGAGACCACCAGGGTGGCAACGGTTTCGGCGACGCCGTCGACGACCCGCGAGCCCGATCCGGTCCGCTCGGAGCCCATCGCCGATGGCGAGCTCAGCCCGGCCAGCAAGGCCCCGACCGCGATTCTGATGAATGTCGGTGACTGCGTGGTGCTCGGCGCCGGCGAAGAGGGGATCGAGAAAGCCGCCTGCGGTGGCGGCACTTCGAGCTACAAGGTCTTCGACAAGGTGCCCGCCGACGGGAAATGCCCGGCCGACGCCGACCAGTCCTACGGCCAGCGTGTGCGCGGGGTCGAGCAGGGATCGCTGTGCATGGACATCGACTGGGTCGTCGGTGGCTGCATGGAACTCGGCGCGGGCAATCCGAAACACATCGATTGCGCCGCAGGGGGTACGGCCAAGGGCGTGCGGGTGCTGGAAGTCAAACAGGGCGTCACCGACGTCAACCAATGCGCCTCCGGCAATTACGGATTCGTCTACAACCAACGCCGTTTCGTGGTCTGCGTCGCCGAACTCTGA
- a CDS encoding YbhB/YbcL family Raf kinase inhibitor-like protein: MSGGASCRVESIDRVIIQDVNANEALLAALRRERLVPDQIDAFPGDEVSAKYGGVPVSPGGKLSVEQTASAPDLEWSVPDGESAAYAVLMFDVDAPSRSTSHGLCWLHWAVGDIPGLDIARGSEIVPYAGPTPPKGSGPHRYVLVVYRQAEEMGVRQLGRPKFDPLRFAHSQELEPIAANFFVAENE; this comes from the coding sequence GTGTCCGGCGGCGCGTCTTGTCGGGTCGAAAGCATTGATCGCGTAATAATCCAGGACGTGAACGCCAATGAGGCACTCCTGGCCGCGTTGCGGCGCGAGCGATTGGTCCCGGACCAGATCGATGCGTTTCCGGGCGACGAGGTATCCGCGAAATACGGCGGTGTGCCGGTGTCGCCGGGCGGGAAACTCTCGGTCGAGCAGACGGCGAGCGCGCCCGATCTGGAATGGTCGGTGCCGGACGGTGAATCCGCCGCGTACGCGGTTCTGATGTTCGACGTGGACGCGCCGTCGAGGTCGACGTCGCACGGACTGTGCTGGCTGCACTGGGCGGTGGGCGACATTCCGGGACTCGATATCGCGCGCGGTTCCGAGATCGTGCCGTATGCCGGTCCGACCCCGCCCAAGGGCTCGGGGCCGCACCGATATGTGCTCGTGGTCTACCGGCAGGCGGAGGAAATGGGCGTCCGGCAACTCGGCCGCCCGAAATTCGATCCACTCCGATTCGCGCATTCACAGGAACTCGAGCCCATCGCCGCGAATTTC